One genomic region from Asterias amurensis chromosome 7, ASM3211899v1 encodes:
- the LOC139939514 gene encoding uncharacterized protein, whose translation MSITKEASQIIIASWRSGTKKCYKSAFDRWIQFCTRTETHPIRPTLVKVLDFLTKQFLSGSQYSSLNITRSALSAVIPTLEGVTVGSHPLVKRLMKGVFNLRPPKARHSHTWDVTVVLDYLRTLGPNEGLSLKKLTMKLVVLTALTSGQRCQTLSFMNIKGGEKKLFRSYVPPHKAVGSETIGRWIKLGLSDAGIRTDKFTAHSTRAAACSAASRKGVPLATIMKAAGWSRSSTFAKFYNKPVEDTGEYNCFAESILSHSAFSQNK comes from the exons ATGAGCATTACCAAAGAAG CTTCCCAAATTATCATCGCATCATGGCGGTCTGGCACAAAGAAGTGCTACAAGTCGGCATTCGACAGATGGATTCAGTTCTGCACTCGGACGGAAACTCATCCGATTCGACCAACTTTGGTGAAAGTGttggattttttgacaaaacaatttttgtcagGCAGCCAATACAGCAGTTTAAACATTACCAGAAGTGCCTTGTCGGCAGTGATCCCGACGCTTGAGGGCGTCACAGTGGGCTCTCATCCATTGGTTAAGAGACTGATGAAAGGGGTGTTCAATCTGAGACCACCAAAGGCTCGACACTCACATACATGGGATGTGACGGTGGTGCTGGACTATTTAAGAACTCTCGGTCCTAATGAGGGACTCTCGTTGAAAAAGCTTACCATGAAACTGGTAGTTCTTACTGCCCTTACATCGGGGCAACGTTGTCAGACACTATCTTTTATGAACATTAA AGGTGGAGAAAAGAAACTTTTTCGAAGTTATGTACCACCCCACAAAGCAGTGGGATCAGAAACGATAGGCAGATGGATAAAGCTAGGACTTTCAGATGCAGGTATAAGGACGGACAAATTTACCGCCCACAGTACACGGGCAGCTGCATGTAGTGCAGCTTCAAGGAAAGGTGTACCACTTGCAACAATCATGAAAGCTGCAGGATGGTCGAGATCATCGACGTTTGCTAAGTTTTATAATAAACCTGTAGAGGATACAGGGGAGTATAATTGTTTTGCTGAGAGTATACTCAGTCATTCTGCTTTTTCACAGAATaagtaa